In Euphorbia lathyris chromosome 2, ddEupLath1.1, whole genome shotgun sequence, the sequence CAAGGAAACACAGAGAGTTACTGGAAATCAATGACGCTAGTGAAGGTATCCTATGTCGAATGTTTCTGACCATGTTGAAGGGACCAACATACGATTGGTTTCAATCCCTTCCGCTAGGATCCATAGACAGCTGGGAGCAATTGAGCAGAGATTTCTGCGCTAAATTTGCAGGTagcactagtacagaaatgctcaCTTGTGTCACACCTCTTGTGTCGCGCTTGAAGATAAAGAGACACAATAGAGTAACTAGCGTCGCACGTTCTGTAAACGCGACACAACTAAGTATTCTATGTCATCACTTGTGTCATGCTTGAAGAGCGTGCGTCATAAATGAGTTACTTCTTGTGTCGCCTGTCTTACAGTGTGACACAAGAGCAAGCTTGTGACGCGCCTTTACCAAAGCGACACAAGAAGTGTGTTATCTTTGTGACACGCTTTTATTAAAGCGACACAATGAGTGTGTTATCTTTGTGTCGCTCCTTTttaaaagtgcgacacaactaATACGAACTACTATTTGGAACGACCTAATTAAGCTTAATTCATACAATTAGGTACATGATTAAAACATGGAGGGATCTAATTGACAGGAGACAAAGTAAACATGTTCAGATTCGTAAGTATATAAATCAATGGGGGACTAAATTATAGAACAGGAAGAGATTGATTTGAACAAAAATTGGATTAGCATGGACTAAACCTGAATAAACAAAATAAGGAAGGATTTTGGAGAGTATAGACTGGTGTTTTTGGGGGTAATACCCAGGGTAGACAAGTTGTAGACATCACGGCTATACACGGCCTCTAATTCATATCCGAACTGTACGACACAAGGGTTCGGGGGTGGGGGAAAAAAGGGCGTGGTACTAGAATAGGCAGCTAGAAAGGAGGACGCAGAGCAGCAGCCCTTCGCCGCACGGTGGACGTGGGGCTTTGCCTTCTGAAGGCGGTAGCCCTTCCGATCTTCTCTTTCTTGCTGGTGGCGGTTCCTTCGTTTCCATTTCGTTTTAGGTTTATATTCGTACATATTAAGTTGTAAATGAATTTTAGATTTTCTTAAACTATTTAGATCTCGATTAGTAAGGTTATTAGGatttgaatttaattttttggGAATTTTTAAGAAGATAAGATGGGTGACAAATTGATGTTGAGCATGGAGATGTTGGGCCTTGCAGCCCCCTTACCTGGGCTGTTCGAATGAATGTAGTTCTCGGAACAGCGAAAGGGTActgatttagtgatttttgttGTGCATTGTTAAGAATAGAAGCTTTAAAGTTTAAacctttgttttgtttgttctccCTTTCTGAATGTTGTTTGTTGCTGCtcaaatttgattataattaggCTGACATACCTACACGAAGGTCTCGAGTCTAAAGTTGTTCATCGAGATATCAAATCAAGCAACATTTTACTGGATAAGCAGTGGAATGCTAAAGTGTCTGATTTTGGCCTTGCAAAACTCTTAGGCTCGGAGCGGAGTTACGTGATAACTCGTGTAATGGGAACATTTGGGTGTGTGCTCAATCAAACTTTTCATCTGATGTGCATCCTTAAAATAGGTTAACTAAAGGTTGTGTTGAACAGGTATGTCGCACCAGAATATGCCAGTACTGGTATGCTGAATGTTAGAAGCGACGTTTACAGCTTTGGAATTCTTCTTATGGAAATCATTTCTGGAAGAAACCTGGTTGATTATAGTCGTCCCCCAGGAGAGGTTTGTATGAAATTGAATTCAATTGACTAAGTTCAACTAGTGTAATCTTATTTGTTAAGGTTCTTTGTAGCAGTACTAACTAACTGTCATTCAATTTTCAGGTGAACCTAGTTGAATGGCTTAAGATAATGGTTACAAATCGGAATGCAGAGGGAGTTTTGGACCCTAGGTTAACAGAGAAGCCTTCTTCAAGGGCACTGAAGCATGCACTTTTAGTAGCTTTACGATGTGTCGACCCAAATGCACAGAAGAGGCCAAAGATGGGGCATGTGATTTATATGCTCGAAGTTGACGAATTCCCATTCCGAGATGTAAGTTCAAATTCATGAAGCAAGTAATCAGTTCAATTCATAATAGTTCTCTCTCTTTAAGATGATGTTTTAAGCCACACTATTATATGCGCATGATGTTTATGATTCTTCAAAATCTTTATTTAGTTTTGGACATATGAGAAGTTAAAGATGAGCTTATATTTCACATTTAAAATGACAGATTTTGTTTCTTTGCTCTTAATAATTGCAGGACCGGAGAACTGGAAGAGAAAACAGGAGATTTCCTCGAGAGGCTGGGAAAACAGATAAGCGCATATCTGAATCAGGTGACAGCAGTGGTTATGAAAGTGGTTTTCAAACCATGGGGATAGCGCGGAAACAGCAACAACAGGAAGAACAGTAAGTAGCCCTGTTGTAAGCACGAGACGAACTGATTGACATTGTTTTGTTCATAGTCTTGCCACTCCAGTATATATGTTGTATCTTTAGATTATGCAGCATGAATCTCTAGTATTGTTCATAGACCTTGAACCTTGAAGTTAGGGACATGAATGGACACCCTGTCAACAGGGTAAAGTTCCCATTATTGATCGCATAGCATGAACTCCACGGAATCCATCAAAGTAGGAAAATATCGAAGATACTGCTCCCTTCAAGTGAATTTGCCATGGATAGATAGATATCGCCTAGCAATTTTATTCTATGTTGCTGTTTCAGGTATGCCTTTTTGATAAATGCAGCAACATTATTTTAAACTGAATCCTGCATGAACTCTTCCGTTGGCTGAACTGGAATTGTTTTGCTGCTCTCTGTTTTGCACATTAAAAAGCTAAACCAAGGATAGCAAACGAGATTAACTTTCAAATTGGCATGACCGTGTGTATGGACTGATAAAAAACGAACATGTACCtataatgaattttattttaaaagtattttgATTACGCAGCAGTATCAGATTGGCAATGTGGAGATGTTAAACCATTGGGAAAGTACATGATGATGCTCATATATTCTGTAGGGAGACACGGGTAAATAATGTTATCTTGATACTTCGCAAAATTGTCATTTCCTAACATTGTCAATCTAGCATTGTCATTTACAATATCCAATGGTTTATGTATTTCAGATAAAAGATGAAGTGATGGGCGTCTTAGACTTCATTGATTATGCTTATAAAGTATTTGGATTCACTTATGACTTGAAGCTATCTACGGTATGATGATTATCAAATGATGAAGTGTAATATGATTTGAGGAAATGAATTTTCAGTTCAGTGACCTGTTTGAATTTTTATTGAATTCTATTATGTCCATTCCCTATACATTCTTTTTCCATTATGATTCGGTTACCATGGGTCGTGTGCAGATATGAATCAATTTTAGTAATGACATGGAACtgaatatatatatgttaattttttttaatgaaatgcTTTCAACAATATATATTCTACCAAATACTTTAGAATGAAACTCAAATTTGAGAATCTTAATAGTTCCGCAAGGCACTTAGGAAAGATTCTTTAGTCAAGCGCACCCGCATATATTCATATTTGCAGATAACTTTAGTATCTTAGACAACCAATTTTCTCTATTTACTTTTGGCCGGTACTATGTTTAGATTAGTAATTTGTGAAACCATGTTGTAAGCTTAGTTGATTGTTGCCCATTCGAAAGTTTTCGTGCTCCTCCTCCTGTTTTGCATATCTGCTTTTTACAAGTCATGGAAGGCTTTACGTGGTTTGTTTGGAAATTTGAATGTGGATTTTATATTTTACCAATTCTCAATTACAGAGGCCTGAGAAATACTTGGGGGAGTTGGCAGCATGGGATAAAGCTGAAGCTGCTCTTAAAGAAGCATTGGATAGTTTCGGGAAGCCTTGGCAGGTATTTTGTCAATATCTGTTTCTTTTTGTATACTCTTATGTACCACTAtcgatttgaaatatttttattgcTGAATTGTAATTCTTCAAAGCCATAATTTCTTGACAATTTTCCTTGACTCCCTAAAAAAAGAAAGCGGGTGGGTTATGACTGTTGAGAATTTATGTGAACCTAAATTCCAGGCTTTTTGCTTTGGCTTATAGAGCACTATATTAACTTCCTAATTCTGCTCTCAAACTAAGTTGTAGCTAACATGTTTTCGTCACTCTGTTTGATTATACTTCTAGGATCCTCAGGGTGTGCATGATTGTTTTCCTTAATGTATGAAGTACTTTTACTTCTTTCCACATTCTGTCCCTTACTTCTTGTTCATCTGATTCTGCAGTCCCTCTCTTTTCAAGAGATGTGGTAGCACATGCTGTTCAGACAGTTGTTGATGGATTCTTGGAAATGTACTGGTCATTCGTATTGCTCTTTGACTTGTTATATTCTTCTTTCTGAATTAATTTTGTGAATACAATGTTGTTTCTCATTGAATGTAGGGATAACTATCCCTCAAGCGTTGTTGTTCTTGACAAGATCAACATTTTTCGGCCAGACAGTTTTCATGGTGATAATATGATTCTATGtactaaatttttataatttgatatTGCTCAAACATCCCTTTGATTTCTTGTTCATTTCATGCAATCATGCGGTTTCGGATGGAAATGCATTATAAAATAGCAGCAGCAGTTCATCACAGGCATAGATGTCATAAGTTGGCTGGGATTGAGGTGCTTATAGACATTCTTGGACATAGAGCTGTTGTTTCAAGCACTTGCAAGTATGTTTTTGTAGGATTGAGTTATTAGTAAAATATATATCAAGTTGTTAAATCTATACATTTATTTCTCATGTTGCCAAAACAATGTGCAAGTACAATTTTTCTGTTCTATTTTTCTGTGCTATTTTTCTGTATGTATTTATGCAATGTGGTACTTAGTTTTATGTGTATGTTCTATAATATCATGTAGAATCAagtaaattttgattataaaattttaagctAGATGCTGGaaaatttactaaattttttttttaaaaaaaatatcaatattttgcATCGCGCGTGAAGAAGGTGCGATACAAAATGTACGAGATTAATCAAGGAGCTTATGTCGCGCACCATTGGAGCGCGTCACAAGAATTATCATATGTTGTGTCACGCACTCTAGAAGCGCGTCACAAGAGTTATCGCTCTATTGTATCGCGCGCGTGACAAGTGCGACACAACAAATGAGTAGCTTGTGTCGCTCTCAAGAGCGATGCAAAGTTCTTGTGTCGCACCCCTATTGTGTCGCacaaaagtgcgacacaacaacctgaaaaagtgcgacacaagtaAGCATTTATGTACTAGTGTAGCATTCCCCTAGTCGTATCATCTCGTAAGCTTTTCGAGCTTAAACAGAAGGAGGGAAAACCCCTCAAAGATTACATCAATGAGTTCAGCAAATTGTGCATCCAAGTAATTGATATAGACGTTCCTACGGCAGTTGAAgtagtgataaaaaaaacaccaaaTGTAGGAGTTTATAGGAGAAGCTGGTAAGACATAAACCCAGAAGCATTTCTGAACTTATGGAAAAGTGTAAGGGGTTTATGGAGATTGACGATATTCAGAGGGAATCCACATCTCCCCCAAAACGTGGAAAgggaaaatcaagaagaaaagaTAAAGAAAAGGAGCATGAAAAAGCTTCTGAACCATCCACCACAGGCAGACGCCTGAGTTCAAGGAACATGCCAGCGTCCTGATAGGGGTCAAGaacccctatctttaggtacggttttaggacggtttagTTTAGTTTCCAttcaataagcgagcaattctcgtaCTTTTATGCATGTGTGTGTGTTAATTAGATTTTATATATGTTTTGTTTACTTTTGTACAAATTAGCACGTATGTTAGCTTCCAATTATTTATTATGGCTAAATGATCCACGAAAAGTTGCACCAAAtggagtttttactcaaattaagcgatggatgggtcaatttagcctctgaactaatgttgtttggagtttacgtGCATGTGCAGGTCAAAACAGGAACAAGTTCGGACGAAAATCGCATTTCGGGGACACCCGGCAGTCACTCAAAGCATTTGGGCACTTGTCGCTCGCCAAAACTGGCCATTTTAGGCCAACTCGGTGAGCTGGCACTGCCAGTGTGGCGAGCTGGCAgtggccagctcggcgagctggaccTCAGGAATCAGTCCACGACATCAAGATCTAACCCCAACTCTCCCACCTGCAACAGGAAAAAAATTCGATTAGATTTGGGATTCAAACCgcgactataaatagaactttgtcaatgtaaattagatatctttcaattgtgtaaaaaccctagctttctcccttgaagaatcctctccatctccttcatcctccattgaagaacactCAAGCTCCGCTCctcgaggattattcaaggttctCTCCTTAAGTCCCAGGAAGACGCCTAaagtggtagacaggttccctgaaagggattttcttactCTTTTACATATTGTTGTctcttgatacagtctatgaatcctaggctcattgtaacttcgtgacaatatcttcatctttaatattaattcaagtttcttgttttgttcaattgtttgtatgatttaatctttgtctcacgctttgcttaattggtttaactcattcataaatccaaataCATAGTTGGtgcatattgcgagctgaatctgacctagtcagagcctataggattgacgaccctgtggaagattaagcccaaattactgagccttagagctagtttcggccttacaagggaatcacgaactaggaaccacaaaaggataagtagggttaatctcCTTAGGCAAAAGCGACTTAGATTAGGTTATCAATTGATTATAAAATTAGGTTGAATTCAATATTATCGCATCATTCCATATCCCTTCGAGTAATTACATTgttgaaagatcacctaggtgtagaataacttagttaggagtagattaatatagAAACAAAACCAAGCTTAAacccccccaaagcctagataacattagaaacagagtagctcgatacttgcaggagtaaatcctatggattcgatacctggacttgtccatattattacttgataacgacggggtacacttatcccttagtgagtgtCAATTGAGCGGCAGCtcgaggcgcatcaagtttttggcgccgttgccggggatttattttctCTGTAATATCGAACCAATGGTcgaatttgttagtttaggcattcattctGTTTATAATATTTGTCTTATAgccttttatacttgttcatatgtGAAATAAATTAGGTTATATCTTTTCTATTCTTGTTCATATGTTAAATCTATACGATTGTATCATGTTACATTGTAAAAATCTGTACTACTTATATCTGTTTtgccaaaaacaattttaagtaTCCCTTTGTAATTATGCGAATTGTATGATAAAATTGTATACTGGATGGTTATGCTTTCGTTTTCTTGGAAatcatttttattcatttatcttttattttcagcTTATGCATACTCGATCCGTGGAATTACCTTGTGCCCCTCTTAAtcttgaacttgaacgtactcttcgcaggatcAGGCAAATCGAGAATAGCAAGCCAGCCGAGACAATCGAACCTATCAAAATGGTAGATCTAGAGACCAACACTGAGACAGGCACTGACACCCGCTTAATGAGCGAGATTTTAGCACCATATAGACACCAACATCTGGCTGGGATCGTGGCTCCAAACATTCCAGCTAACTCTTATGAGATCAAGTCGAgaataattcacttgatccaacaaaCGAGACTGTTCAGAGGGGAGGTgcatgagagcccgaatgatcatctggatcacTTTCTAATGTGTGCAGACACCACGAGGACAAATGGAGTTCCTCAGGATACTGTTAGACTGAAGCTTTTTCCATTCTCACTATCTGGACAAGCTTTCGAATGGCTGAGATCGCTAGAGCCTGGGTCAATCACTACTAGACTTGTTCATGGGCTGGGCCGGGCCTAAGCGGGTTTGTCACATAATTGCTTTATCCAAGCCCAATCCAGCCCGCACTATATTTAcatcgggctcgggccgggccaagctaaaaaaactaattcccaagcccaacccggcCCGGCCCAGCCCAACTAGtatctttgtattttttttaaaattaaaattaaactaaattttagaggattatttcaataaaaatcaattaacgcaatcctaaataaaaaaaatactcctTTGATactaataaataaaacaataacaaaaaTATGTACATGTTTACcgattctaaaaaaatatatggtttggaaatttttatgttgaagaaatttaaaagttttatttttggaatataaagtttattaaactataaaatttataaaattaaagttattGTTAAAATTTCGGTCGGGCTGGGTTAGGCCTGGGTTATGAgacaaatcccaagcccaacctaCTATGTATTCGGGCCTAAACGGGCTTGGGCCGGGCCTATTACGAAACATATACGTCCAAGCCGAGTCTTTGAAGAGCGGGCTTGGACGGGCTGGGCGGGCCCGTGGGCTTTTGAACAGGTCTAATCACTACATAGGCAGTACTAGAGAAGGAGTTCCTCTCTTACTACTTTCCTCCTTCCAAGATGGTGATGCTAAGGAGTGAAATTACTccattccaccaacccgagcacgagGCGCTCCACGCATCCTGTACCAGATTTAGGAAGATGATGTGCATGTGCCATCATCATGATATACCTAAACATCAgttggtgagcgtcttctatcacagTTTGACGCCCACTAACCGAGCTATTGTGGACACCGCTGCAGGTGGAGACATGTTTAGGAAGACTGCAACAGAGGCATACGAGATTATCAATGAGCTAACAAGGAAGATTGTGCAATGGCAGGAGGAGAAACTCGATGGCCCTTCAAGGCAGTGGGTGTTTGCTGGGAAGATCAGGACCAGAACCTGGTTGTAACGGAGCTGAGCAAAAAGATGGATGTCCTGTTGGCaaaattcagccaacctcccactTGTGTGCATTGTGGCAGCGACCACCATAAAAAGGACTGTCAAGctggtagccctttcgctggagatggttAACTATATTGGGGGACAACAGAGGTACAATCAGAACttcaacaactacaactcctacaacaacaacaattggaggaggcctcaacacccgaacttatctTACGAGAGCTCAAATCAGAACGTGCTAAGGCCTCCCAGCAGGTTCGTCTAGGAACACAGAGAGCatgggcttggcatgcccccatatcaacagcaaAACCAAGGCCCCATGCCACCTTCCAAGGAGCCTGATGAGGTGGTGACCCTCTTGAAGGGGATTTCAGCcaggcttgccaacaatgaagccttctgcaaggatttGAGCAATTGGGTGGCTCAGATTAACAGGGATAGGCAAGAAAGGCCgcagggttctctcccgagcacaatagagaagaatccaaagatctaGAGGAAGGAATAAGTAGCGGGAAAAATCGGGTTCTCCCagttttttattcaattttgaaCAATTCTTTTATGCTTTCAGTTCTTACTTTTTCATGAATATTTTGATTGCTTTTtttcaatttctatttttttcgtTGAATCAAATTCCCCGttagtttttcttatttctttctctcaaaaaaaagtttttcgttttttcggTGTCCCGGGCAAAAGGGGGGCGAAATTTCGCCCCCTGGTGCCCAGCTCGATCGAGACGGGGCCGAGTTCGGGAAATCCTTCCCGAActtgataaaaatatatatatatatatataattaaaagaaTGAGGGATGAAATTCACCCCCCTTCTTCTActtcctttctttcttctttcttccttcctctctctttctctcactaaccAACCCTTAACCCCAAATCTTTGTTTCTCACCCGAATTCAACAAATAAGGTATggattcttacctattttttatttcaagcATGATTCTAAccttagtttttagtttaggagctttaattttgatttttaagctAAACCTAGGTTTTaggattttctaatttttgatgttttcttttatttttctagcTTTGCTAATTAATGCCTTGTTAGTGATTTCTATATGCTTTGGGTATGATTTGAGCTTCTAATTTGAGATATCTAGGGGTTAATTAGTAAACATTTAGGGACCAAACCTTGCAATTCGGTCCCTAAATGCCTAACTTTAAGCTCAATCATGCTTTGTGTATTCATTGTTTGGGTGGTTTAACACTAACTgtttacatgtatatatatggcCTCTAACTTGTCCGTTTTGGTTACTCTTCTTATTCTCAGGAAGCTATGGGACGAAAAGGGAAAGACAAAGTTGTTGTGGAGGAAGAAAACAATGAGTCTGATGTTGAATTTGTTGACTCGCTACAGGTTCAGTATAACTCTCCCTTCGGTTTAACATGTAAGGAAGAGGGGGTTAAGTATGTCCGCTTTGTGGAACAAGGCCACTCCCCTCGAGTCCTTTTTTACCAATCTTTTTTAGCATCTCTAAGATTGGATAAGGATTTCAAGAAAATCCTGCAGGCCCAAGGCTGGTATAATCTAGCCACAAAGAAAACTTTCGCCTATGACAGCTATATCCTAGAGTTCCTAAGTACACCGAAAAAGGAGAGTCCAGCGAGTAGCGACATGTATAACTTCCGGCTGAGGGGACACCCCTTTCGCCTCCGAGAAGAGGCCTGTATGGGAGTTAGGAATGTAAATGGGGCTCTTTCGGGTTTTGAAAACCCCATAGATGTCGAACAAGCCTGGGAAGAAATGACCGGGCAGTCAGAATTTAACTCTAGTACTGCTACCCCGAGATCTTTACAGGATCCGCTCCTGAATCTTGCCCACAAATTTATAGCACATGATTTGTTGGGCAAGCAAGAGAGCAATAAAGTCGCTACTGGCGAAGTATTTATGCTTTGGTGCGTTTCCAAAGGGAAACCAGTCGATAATGTAAAAGCTATTTTCTCTTGTTTTCGTAGCCAGCTTAGCAATAAACATGGGTCACTCGGGCTAGGCTATTTGGTGACCAACTTTGTTAAGGACCGCTAGAAAGACATTGTCTTTGACGAGGATGGTCACCCATCACTTGCACTTAACTTGGATTTTCTTGGAAGATCCAATTTTCAAGAGTTGTTGACTCGGGACCCAGCTCACGGAGCAAGCTTAAGTAGCCAGCCACGAAAGCGAGCATGGAGACCACCGCGTAAGAGGGTAATAGAGGAGGAGCGAGAGGGAGATAAAGAAAAAGGAGCTGCAGCTGCAGTAGGAGGGTACCAAGTGGAGTACCAAGAGCCGGGGGTTCAGGCTCAATTCCAAGCCATGAACACAATGATGACTGAGATGCGAAATCTCAATCTCCAAACATATGCTATTGTTCAGCATATGGATCAACGTTTCACCACCTTCGAGCAGACCATGGACTGGAGACTATCTGGACTTGAGCATGTGGCGGCAGCTTATTGCGAATGCTACGGTATAGAATGGCCATATCCCCCGgctgatcagtaagttgtcttctccaccctaactcctTTCACATgtgttttcttgttttcatatgcaatgttggaacttattgcatgatttaagtgtgaggaggaggggtagacaaacttataaaaattgtataaatttttaatttttgttgcgtcgtgtctagtttagttttgatGTTTTGGggttttatttctgtttttttgcATGTTTTAGGGCCTAAAAACCAAACTTCATTCGAAGCTAAACTTCATTATTTGTTTATGgggactgagaaccgaatctaaaattgcatgacaactagtttaggtgtgggacactgataggggtcaaaaatccctatctttgggtacagttttaggacggtttttagcgttattttataaataagcgagcaattctcacatttatatgcttttgtgtgagttagttagaaattgtatatgttctatttacttttcgttgttt encodes:
- the LOC136219137 gene encoding probable serine/threonine-protein kinase At1g01540 isoform X1 gives rise to the protein MNVVLGTAKGLTYLHEGLESKVVHRDIKSSNILLDKQWNAKVSDFGLAKLLGSERSYVITRVMGTFGYVAPEYASTGMLNVRSDVYSFGILLMEIISGRNLVDYSRPPGEVNLVEWLKIMVTNRNAEGVLDPRLTEKPSSRALKHALLVALRCVDPNAQKRPKMGHVIYMLEVDEFPFRDDRRTGRENRRFPREAGKTDKRISESGDSSGYESGFQTMGIARKQQQQEEHSIRLAMWRC
- the LOC136219137 gene encoding probable serine/threonine-protein kinase At1g01540 isoform X2 — protein: MNVVLGTAKGLTYLHEGLESKVVHRDIKSSNILLDKQWNAKVSDFGLAKLLGSERSYVITRVMGTFGYVAPEYASTGMLNVRSDVYSFGILLMEIISGRNLVDYSRPPGEVNLVEWLKIMVTNRNAEGVLDPRLTEKPSSRALKHALLVALRCVDPNAQKRPKMGHVIYMLEVDEFPFRDDRRTGRENRRFPREAGKTDKRISESGDSSGYESGFQTMGIARKQQQQEEHIRLAMWRC
- the LOC136219137 gene encoding probable serine/threonine-protein kinase At1g01540 isoform X3, which encodes MNVVLGTAKGLTYLHEGLESKVVHRDIKSSNILLDKQWNAKVSDFGLAKLLGSERSYVITRVMGTFGYVAPEYASTGMLNVRSDVYSFGILLMEIISGRNLVDYSRPPGEVNLVEWLKIMVTNRNAEGVLDPRLTEKPSSRALKHALLVALRCVDPNAQKRPKMGHVIYMLEVDEFPFRDDRRTGRENRRFPREAGKTDKRISESGDSSGYESGFQTMGIARKQQQQEEQ